A window from Vulcanimicrobium alpinum encodes these proteins:
- the bcp gene encoding thioredoxin-dependent thiol peroxidase, translated as MLAAGAKLPDVGATDHNGNAVNLRDFAGRSLVVYFYPKADTPGCTVETQAFRDEKDALAAAGAAVVGVSRDTVESQKKFADKFNVNFPLLADTSSAICDAFGVIVEKNMYGKKSMGIQRSTFLAGPDGTIVKVWPRVSVEGHAAAVLEAVRSL; from the coding sequence TTGCTCGCTGCGGGCGCGAAACTCCCCGACGTTGGTGCGACGGATCACAACGGAAACGCGGTGAACCTCCGCGATTTCGCGGGTCGTTCTCTGGTCGTGTACTTTTACCCGAAGGCCGACACGCCGGGCTGCACGGTCGAGACGCAGGCGTTCCGGGACGAGAAGGACGCGCTTGCCGCCGCCGGCGCCGCGGTCGTTGGCGTGAGCCGTGACACGGTCGAGTCGCAAAAGAAGTTTGCCGACAAGTTCAACGTGAACTTCCCGCTTCTCGCCGACACTTCGTCGGCAATCTGCGACGCGTTCGGCGTGATCGTCGAGAAAAATATGTACGGCAAGAAGAGTATGGGCATTCAGCGGTCGACGTTTTTAGCGGGTCCGGACGGAACGATCGTCAAGGTGTGGCCGCGCGTTTCGGTGGAAGGCCATGCCGCCGCGGTGCTCGAGGCCGTCCGATCGCTCTAA
- a CDS encoding MBL fold metallo-hydrolase, translated as MAARFGGRPCRRGARGRPIALIATARLVVAGSSSSIPRPDRACSSYLVDDGETPVVFDLGTGALANLRRHADYDRLAAIVISHMHADHFIDLIPLRYALRYGPRRRRGKLPLHLPPGGLAMLRRLVSAFADEGGEFLSDVYDLHEYDPSVPLAIDGATLRFAHTEHYIPAFAVRWQRGDVSVTYSADTAPDPRVVALARGSDVFVCEATLRHGETEPGMRGHCSAADAARMARDGGVRRLVLTHYGEESTARDLDDAAREHFRGDVVVADDHRAFELGS; from the coding sequence GTGGCCGCGCGTTTCGGTGGAAGGCCATGCCGCCGCGGTGCTCGAGGCCGTCCGATCGCTCTAATCGCTACCGCGCGGCTCGTCGTCGCCGGCTCGAGCTCGTCGATCCCGCGCCCCGATCGGGCGTGCAGTTCGTATTTGGTCGACGACGGCGAGACGCCGGTCGTCTTCGACCTTGGGACCGGGGCGCTCGCGAACCTGCGCCGCCACGCCGACTACGACCGGCTGGCGGCGATCGTCATCAGTCACATGCACGCGGATCACTTCATCGATCTGATCCCGCTGCGGTACGCCCTGCGCTACGGCCCGCGCCGGCGCCGCGGAAAGCTGCCGCTCCATTTGCCGCCCGGCGGCCTCGCGATGCTGCGCCGTCTGGTGTCGGCCTTCGCGGACGAAGGCGGCGAGTTCCTGAGCGACGTCTACGACTTGCACGAGTACGATCCGTCGGTGCCGCTTGCGATCGACGGTGCGACGCTGCGCTTCGCGCACACCGAGCACTACATCCCCGCCTTCGCGGTGCGCTGGCAGCGCGGCGACGTCAGCGTGACGTACTCGGCCGACACCGCACCCGACCCGCGGGTCGTCGCGCTCGCGCGCGGCAGCGACGTGTTCGTGTGCGAAGCGACCTTGCGCCACGGTGAGACGGAGCCGGGGATGCGCGGTCACTGTTCGGCAGCCGACGCCGCCCGGATGGCGCGCGACGGCGGCGTGCGCAGGCTCGTCCTCACGCATTACGGCGAGGAATCGACGGCGCGCGATCTCGACGACGCTGCGCGCGAGCACTTCCGCGGCGACGTCGTCGTCGCCGACGACCACCGCGCGTTCGAGCTGGGCTCGTAG
- a CDS encoding orotate phosphoribosyltransferase, producing MFDEPLSPIARIPELRWLKNIIVEKALTRGEYLLAGGARSDYYIDKFRLFSDPHILRRIARLFSPVISETAPDVIGGTELGGVIIATAVSQMSGLPMIVVRKQPKQYGAFAEEYVEGPFTPGQHVLLLEDVVTSGRELLAARARLEELNLKVTTYAVIARGLAPVSSLIQFSLPRSGPKTEN from the coding sequence TTGTTCGACGAGCCGCTGAGCCCGATCGCCCGCATCCCGGAGCTGCGTTGGCTCAAGAACATCATCGTCGAGAAGGCGCTGACGCGCGGGGAGTATCTCCTGGCGGGCGGTGCCCGCTCCGACTATTACATCGACAAGTTCCGGCTCTTCAGCGATCCGCACATCCTGCGTCGGATCGCGCGTCTGTTCTCGCCGGTCATCAGTGAGACCGCGCCGGACGTCATCGGAGGGACGGAGCTCGGCGGCGTGATCATCGCGACAGCGGTCTCGCAGATGTCGGGCTTGCCGATGATTGTCGTGCGTAAGCAGCCCAAACAGTACGGCGCCTTCGCGGAAGAGTACGTCGAAGGTCCGTTCACGCCCGGCCAGCACGTCCTGCTGCTCGAAGACGTCGTGACGAGCGGCCGCGAACTGCTGGCGGCGCGCGCGCGTCTCGAAGAGCTGAACTTGAAGGTCACGACGTACGCGGTGATCGCGCGCGGGCTCGCTCCGGTCAGTTCGCTGATTCAGTTTTCGCTGCCGCGTTCCGGGCCGAAGACCGAGAACTGA